The following proteins come from a genomic window of Miscanthus floridulus cultivar M001 chromosome 2, ASM1932011v1, whole genome shotgun sequence:
- the LOC136538738 gene encoding uncharacterized protein — protein MASLTVSTATAAAGGNKNKERDGAEVITGAEACFAHSKEMLKSLGFPGGVMPLRGLEECGWVRETGFVWMRQKAPYEYYFSGTGTRVRYDAEVTAYVEDGRMKRMTGVRSKQVMLWVPIVEMSLDGEKRDKIYFKSNVGIGRSFPASAFPDGEEEAKPKNEGEEKKENVDDKAAADDAASK, from the coding sequence ATGGCTTCCCTCACCGTGTCCACGGCGaccgcggcggccggcggcaaCAAGAACAAGGAGCGCGATGGCGCTGAGGTCATCACGGGCGCGGAGGCCTGCTTCGCGCACTCCAAGGAGATGCTCAAGTCGCTGGGCTTCCCCGGCGGCGTGATGCCGCTGCGGGGGCTGGAGGAGTGCGGGTGGGTGCGCGAGACCGGGTTCGTGTGGATGCGGCAGAAGGCCCCCTACGAGTACTACTTCAGCGGCACGGGCACGCGGGTGCGCTACGACGCCGAGGTCACCGCGTACGTGGAGGACGGGCGGATGAAGCGCATGACCGGGGTGCGCAGCAAGCAGGTCATGCTCTGGGTGCCCATCGTCGAGATGAGCCTCGACGGCGAGAAGCGCGACAAGATCTACTTCAAGTCCAACGTCGGGATCGGCCGCTCGTTCCCCGCCTCCGCCTTCCCGGACGGGGAAGAGGAAGCTAAGCCCAAGAACgaaggggaggagaagaaggagaacgTCGACGACAAGGCGGCCGCCGACGATGCCGCCAGCAAGTGA
- the LOC136538737 gene encoding uncharacterized protein gives MASLTVSTATAAAGGNKNKERDGAEVITGAEACFAHSKEMLKSLGFPGGVMPLRGLEECGWVRETGFVWMRQKAPYEHYFSGTGTRVRYDAEVTAYVEDGRMKRMTGVRSKQVMLWVPIVEMSLDGEKRDKIYFKSNVGIGRSFPASAFPDEEEEAKPKNEGEEKKENVDDKAAADDAASK, from the coding sequence ATGGCTTCCCTCACCGTGTCCACGGCGaccgcggcggccggcggcaaCAAGAACAAGGAGCGCGATGGCGCGGAGGTCATCACGGGCGCGGAGGCCTGCTTCGCGCACTCCAAGGAGATGCTCAAGTCGCTGGGCTTCCCCGGCGGCGTGATGCCGCTGCGGGGGCTGGAGGAGTGCGGGTGGGTGCGCGAGACCGGGTTCGTGTGGATGCGGCAGAAGGCCCCCTACGAGCACTACTTCAGCGGCACGGGCACGCGGGTGCGCTACGACGCCGAGGTCACCGCGTACGTGGAGGACGGGCGGATGAAGCGCATGACCGGGGTGCGCAGCAAGCAGGTCATGCTCTGGGTGCCCATCGTCGAGATGAGCCTCGACGGCGAGAAGCGCGACAAGATCTACTTCAAGTCCAACGTCGGGATCGGCCGCTCGTTCCCCGCCTCCGCCTTCccggacgaggaagaggaagctAAGCCCAAGAACgaaggggaggagaagaaggagaacgTCGACGACAAGGCAGCCGCCGACGATGCCGCCAGCAAGTGA